A single window of Vanessa atalanta chromosome 27, ilVanAtal1.2, whole genome shotgun sequence DNA harbors:
- the LOC125074388 gene encoding chorion class CB protein PC404-like yields the protein MSALAFLFFCFQAYLLQNVCSQYLRGAYGPGLAGTTCGCGAGLAPAAFSAYPEFAAYGGAGVGDVVVAGEMGVAGTTAVAGQVPILGAVEFGGIVPAGGTVSIAGSCGCGCNAAYGPYSAAPFAAAVPFAAAAPFAAAPCTSPFAYEVAAVSASNGGGLEIASGSALPPRGVSVLSENAIEGPLAVAGALPFLGTVGLEGVLPTAGFGAVNYGCGNGAVGIVAEDIAPVGIASPFGYSVGSFAGDRFGYGPFGYGTGLYGRAGYGCGAFI from the exons ATGTCCGCCCTCGCTTTCCTGTTCTTCTGCTTCCAAGCTTATTTGCTTcag AATGTCTGCAGCCAGTACCTGCGTGGTGCGTATGGCCCTGGACTCGCTGGTACCACATGTGGCTGTGGAGCTGGTCTCGCCCCCGCTGCATTTTCTGCTTATCCGGAATTCGCTGCCTATGGCGGAGCAGGTGTTGGTGATGTAGTGGTAGCTGGTGAGATGGGCGTTGCTGGTACAACCGCAGTAGCTGGTCAAGTGCCAATCCTCGGTGCTGTTGAATTTGGTGGTATCGTGCCGGCTGGTGGTACCGTATCTATCGCTGGTAGCTGCGGCTGCGGTTGCAACG CTGCATACGGTCCATATTCCGCTGCACCATTCGCTGCAGCTGTTCCATTCGCTGCTGCTGCACCATTTGCTGCTGCTCCGTGTACATCTCCTTTCGCTTACGAAGTTGCTGCCGTGTCAGCTTCAAACGGCGGCGGTCTGGAAATAGCTAGTGGTTCCGCTCTGCCCCCACGAGGAGTGTCTGTTTTATCAGAAAACGCCATAGAAGGTCCTCTCGCAGTCGCCGGCGCTTTGCCGTTCTTAGGAACCGTGGGCCTTGAAGGTGTTCTGCCAACTGCTGGTTTTGGTGCCGTCAACTACGGTTGTGGCAACGGCGCAGTTGGCATAGTGGCTGAGGATATCGCCCCAGTTGGCATCGCAAGTCCATTCGGATACAGTGTTGGTTCTTTCGCTGGTGATAGATTCGGCTATGGTCCCTTCGGTTACGGCACAGGGCTTTACGGCCGTGCCGGTTATGGATGCGGTGCGTTTATTTAA